The Streptomyces sp. CC0208 genome window below encodes:
- a CDS encoding NAD-dependent malic enzyme → MAPHNPAQVRGAALLADPLLNKGTAFSSDERAELGLDGLLPPATETLAEQTDRAYEAFLGYDKPLNRHIYLRQLQDTNEVLFYGLLTRHLEEMLPVVYTPTVGEACRRFSEIYRRPRGLFLTYEDRHRYREILRNRPGGEVDVIVVTDGQRILGLGDQGVGGMGIPIGKLSLYTAIGGIHPARTLPILLDVGTDNEQLLKNEHYLGRRQHRVTGDAYDEMIEAFVSAVEAELPGTLLQWEDFATAHARPILSRYQDRLLTFNDDIQGTAAVALGALTTATKVAGASLTDHRIVVLGAGSAAIGVADMIRTALVEEGLSEEEAADRFWFVDIDGLLVDSRTDLTPEQRVYARDEADLRQWGGDAPDLARVVGEVKPTVLIGLSTAHGAFTEEIVRTMADSCDRPVILPLSNPTSNAEADPADLARWTDGRALIAAGSPFPPLEVDGREVPVAQANNVYVFPAVGLAVTACRARRVTDRMMVAAARAVGDCAVRAGTDGATQLLPPLASMRDAAREIALAVAQAAVEDGVAPEATESELRDAIAEAQWTPRYTA, encoded by the coding sequence ATGGCACCACACAACCCCGCCCAGGTTCGCGGAGCGGCCCTGCTCGCCGATCCCCTCCTCAACAAGGGCACCGCCTTCAGTTCCGATGAGCGCGCCGAGCTCGGCCTGGACGGGTTGCTGCCACCGGCGACCGAGACCCTCGCGGAACAGACCGACCGGGCGTACGAGGCGTTCCTCGGCTACGACAAGCCCCTCAACCGGCACATCTACCTGCGCCAGCTCCAGGACACCAACGAGGTGCTCTTCTACGGCCTGCTCACCCGCCACCTGGAGGAGATGCTGCCGGTCGTCTACACACCGACGGTCGGCGAGGCCTGCCGCCGCTTCAGCGAGATCTACCGCAGGCCGCGCGGACTGTTCCTGACCTACGAGGACCGCCACCGCTACCGGGAGATCCTGCGCAACCGGCCGGGCGGCGAGGTCGACGTCATCGTCGTCACCGACGGCCAGCGCATCCTGGGCCTCGGCGACCAGGGAGTCGGCGGCATGGGCATCCCGATCGGCAAGCTCAGCCTCTACACCGCCATCGGCGGCATCCACCCGGCCCGCACCCTGCCGATCCTCCTCGACGTCGGCACCGACAACGAGCAGCTCCTGAAGAACGAGCACTATCTCGGCCGCAGGCAGCACCGCGTCACCGGCGACGCCTACGACGAGATGATCGAGGCGTTCGTCTCCGCCGTGGAGGCCGAACTCCCCGGCACCCTGCTCCAGTGGGAGGACTTCGCGACCGCCCACGCCCGCCCGATCCTCAGCCGCTACCAGGACCGGCTGCTCACCTTCAACGACGACATCCAGGGCACGGCGGCCGTCGCGCTGGGCGCTCTGACCACCGCCACGAAGGTCGCCGGAGCCTCCCTGACCGACCACCGGATCGTGGTCCTGGGCGCGGGATCGGCGGCGATCGGCGTCGCCGACATGATCCGTACCGCACTCGTGGAGGAGGGCCTCTCCGAGGAGGAGGCGGCCGACCGGTTCTGGTTCGTCGACATCGACGGCCTGCTGGTGGACTCCCGCACCGACCTCACCCCCGAACAGCGCGTCTACGCCCGCGACGAGGCGGACCTACGGCAGTGGGGCGGGGATGCGCCCGACCTGGCCCGGGTCGTCGGCGAGGTGAAGCCGACGGTGCTGATCGGGCTGTCCACGGCCCACGGCGCCTTCACCGAGGAGATCGTGCGGACCATGGCCGACTCCTGCGACCGGCCGGTGATCCTCCCGCTGTCCAACCCGACCTCGAACGCCGAGGCCGACCCCGCCGATCTCGCCCGCTGGACCGACGGCAGGGCCCTGATCGCCGCCGGGTCGCCTTTCCCGCCGCTGGAGGTGGACGGCCGCGAAGTGCCGGTCGCGCAGGCCAACAACGTCTACGTCTTCCCCGCTGTCGGACTGGCGGTCACCGCCTGCCGGGCCCGCCGGGTGACCGACCGCATGATGGTCGCGGCGGCCCGTGCCGTCGGGGACTGCGCGGTACGGGCGGGCACCGACGGAGCCACTCAGCTGCTGCCCCCGCTGGCCAGCATGCGGGACGCGGCCCGCGAGATCGCGCTCGCGGTGGCGCAGGCCGCCGTGGAGGACGGAGTCGCCCCCGAGGCGACGGAGTCCGAACTGCGTGACGCGATCGCTGAGGCCCAGTGGACACCGCGGTACACGGCCTGA
- a CDS encoding amidohydrolase — protein sequence MSHTADLVLTGGPVHTVDPARSRATAVAVRDGRIAAVGHDEVHELIGPHTEVVDLAGKLLLPGFQDAHVHPQGAGLELGLCHLADTVDPAEYLRRIKAYADQNPDAEWITGGGWSLEAFPGGAPTAAALDAVVPDRPVFLPNRDHHGAWVNSRALERAGIDARTPDPADGRIERDADGTPTGMLQEGAVHLVGRLVPDPTLEEQLTALLRAQAVLHSYGVTAWQDAIVGAYANMTDPAPSYLAALDRGLLTARVVGALWWDRERGAEQIPELLARREELNRGRFRATTVKVMQDGIAENHTAAMLDPYLTGCGCSSDNSGISFVEPGDLRKYVTELDASGFQVHFHALGDRAVREALDAVESARTANGWRDTRHHLAHLQVVHPHDVPRFRALGASANLQMLWAAHEPQMDELTLPFLGDERGARQYPFGDLLRAGATLAAGSDWPVSSPDPFQAIHVAVNRIAPGAPEGTPEFLPGQRLDLGTALAAYTAGSAHVNHLDDITGSIAVGKSADLVVLDRDPFAGPPEEIAATRVLETFVEGQRVHAARDA from the coding sequence ATGTCACACACCGCGGACCTCGTCCTCACCGGCGGTCCCGTGCACACCGTCGATCCCGCCCGCAGCCGCGCCACCGCCGTGGCCGTGCGCGACGGGCGGATCGCCGCCGTGGGCCACGACGAGGTGCACGAACTGATCGGCCCGCACACCGAAGTCGTCGACCTGGCAGGGAAGTTGCTGCTCCCCGGTTTCCAGGACGCCCATGTCCACCCGCAGGGCGCGGGCCTCGAACTCGGCCTGTGCCACCTCGCCGACACCGTCGACCCGGCCGAGTACCTGCGCAGGATCAAGGCGTACGCCGACCAGAACCCCGACGCCGAGTGGATCACCGGCGGCGGCTGGTCCCTTGAGGCGTTCCCCGGCGGGGCGCCCACCGCCGCGGCCCTCGACGCGGTCGTCCCCGACCGGCCCGTCTTCCTGCCCAACCGCGACCACCACGGCGCCTGGGTCAACAGCCGCGCCCTGGAACGCGCGGGCATCGACGCCCGTACCCCGGACCCCGCCGACGGCCGGATCGAACGCGACGCCGACGGCACCCCCACCGGCATGCTCCAGGAAGGCGCCGTCCACCTGGTCGGCAGGCTGGTCCCGGACCCCACCTTGGAGGAACAACTCACGGCCCTCCTGCGGGCGCAGGCCGTACTGCACTCGTACGGCGTCACCGCCTGGCAGGACGCCATCGTCGGCGCGTACGCCAACATGACCGACCCGGCGCCCTCCTACCTCGCGGCCCTCGACCGGGGCCTGCTCACCGCCCGGGTCGTCGGCGCCCTGTGGTGGGACCGTGAGCGGGGCGCCGAACAGATCCCCGAACTCCTCGCCCGCCGCGAGGAGTTGAACCGGGGCCGGTTCCGCGCGACCACCGTGAAGGTCATGCAGGACGGCATCGCGGAGAACCACACCGCCGCGATGCTCGATCCCTACCTGACCGGCTGCGGCTGCTCCTCGGACAACAGCGGCATCAGCTTCGTCGAGCCGGGCGACCTGAGGAAGTACGTCACCGAGCTGGACGCGTCCGGTTTCCAGGTCCACTTCCACGCGCTCGGCGACCGCGCGGTGCGCGAGGCGCTGGACGCCGTGGAGTCCGCCCGTACGGCCAACGGATGGCGTGACACCCGGCACCACCTGGCACACCTCCAGGTCGTGCACCCGCACGACGTCCCCCGGTTCCGCGCCCTGGGCGCGAGCGCCAACCTCCAGATGCTGTGGGCCGCCCACGAACCGCAGATGGACGAACTGACCCTGCCCTTCCTCGGCGACGAACGCGGCGCACGCCAGTACCCCTTCGGTGACCTGCTGCGCGCCGGAGCCACCCTGGCCGCCGGCAGCGACTGGCCGGTCAGCAGCCCCGACCCGTTCCAGGCCATCCATGTCGCCGTCAACCGGATCGCCCCGGGCGCCCCCGAGGGCACCCCGGAGTTCCTCCCCGGGCAGCGCCTCGACCTGGGCACCGCCCTCGCCGCGTACACGGCGGGCAGCGCCCACGTGAACCACCTCGACGACATCACCGGCAGCATCGCCGTGGGCAAGTCGGCCGACCTCGTCGTCCTCGACCGCGACCCGTTCGCGGGCCCGCCCGAGGAGATCGCCGCCACGCGCGTCCTCGAGACCTTCGTCGAAGGGCAGCGGGTCCACGCGGCGCGGGACGCCTGA
- a CDS encoding APC family permease, which yields MSSRPPLSSAPSAPSPDLRRSLGVVDGVAIAASSTAATTSIAIGMGTIATIVGLQAPALLLLAFLPVLGIATAYARLNRSEPNCGNGYVWVGRSLGPWPGFLTGWVTLVGSVIFCAYTSAIMGSVVLAFANKAGLHSVAGIALDPTSTGVTTAVGLVILLALTALAVTGVRAATRFQFALLVFEYTVLLAFCGWAMVTGDHPLSLSWFNPFEISSGTTFAQGMVLAVFFFWGWDAAFSVNEETRSPGDAARGGLIALFAMLGLFLFASVAFQREMSLAELVRNGPQALPYLGEKLAAEPWATLPLVALMFSAVASVQATLIPTARGLFAMSRDRTMGPGWTRVHPRYGTPAAGTVVVMSVAGVIAVLAVAIPKLSDMLLAAVNAIGLIVALYYGLTALACAVRFRSARHEGAREALLAIGVPAVSGLILLGLGGYLGYSYLTMSDHFELSPDNGWFMFSLPAAIVLAGLGMAAVAKYVRHSPYFTTGRGTDAESLTLPMDRTAV from the coding sequence ATGTCGTCCAGACCGCCCCTCTCCTCCGCACCGAGCGCACCGAGCCCCGATCTGCGCCGTTCCCTCGGCGTGGTCGACGGCGTGGCCATCGCCGCCTCCAGCACCGCGGCCACCACCAGCATCGCCATCGGCATGGGCACGATCGCGACCATCGTGGGCCTCCAGGCCCCGGCACTGCTGCTCCTGGCGTTCCTGCCGGTCCTCGGCATCGCCACCGCCTACGCCCGCCTGAACCGCTCGGAGCCGAACTGCGGCAACGGCTACGTCTGGGTCGGCAGGTCACTCGGCCCCTGGCCCGGCTTCCTGACCGGCTGGGTCACCCTGGTCGGCTCGGTCATCTTCTGCGCCTACACCAGCGCGATCATGGGCTCGGTCGTCCTGGCCTTCGCCAACAAGGCCGGTCTGCACAGCGTCGCCGGAATCGCCCTCGATCCGACGTCCACCGGTGTCACGACGGCGGTCGGCCTGGTGATCCTCCTCGCCCTCACCGCCCTGGCCGTCACCGGCGTGCGGGCCGCCACCCGCTTCCAGTTCGCCCTCCTGGTCTTCGAGTACACGGTCCTGCTGGCCTTCTGCGGCTGGGCCATGGTCACCGGCGACCACCCCCTCTCGCTGTCCTGGTTCAACCCCTTCGAGATCTCCAGCGGCACCACCTTCGCGCAGGGCATGGTCCTCGCGGTGTTCTTCTTCTGGGGCTGGGACGCGGCCTTCAGCGTCAACGAGGAGACGAGGAGCCCGGGCGACGCCGCCCGCGGCGGCCTCATCGCCCTGTTCGCCATGCTCGGTCTGTTCCTCTTCGCCTCGGTCGCCTTCCAGCGGGAGATGAGCCTGGCCGAACTCGTCAGGAACGGCCCCCAGGCCCTGCCGTACCTCGGCGAGAAACTGGCCGCCGAACCCTGGGCCACCCTCCCCCTGGTCGCGCTGATGTTCTCCGCGGTCGCCTCCGTGCAGGCCACCCTGATCCCCACCGCACGCGGCCTGTTCGCCATGAGCCGCGACCGCACGATGGGACCGGGGTGGACCCGCGTCCACCCGCGCTACGGCACTCCCGCCGCCGGCACGGTCGTCGTGATGTCCGTCGCCGGTGTGATCGCCGTGCTCGCCGTCGCGATCCCCAAGCTGAGCGACATGCTGCTGGCCGCCGTCAACGCCATCGGCCTGATCGTCGCCCTCTACTACGGCCTCACCGCGCTCGCCTGCGCCGTGCGCTTCCGCTCCGCGCGTCACGAGGGAGCACGGGAGGCGCTGCTCGCGATCGGCGTGCCCGCTGTGTCCGGCCTGATCCTGCTCGGCCTCGGCGGCTACCTCGGATACTCCTACCTGACCATGAGCGACCACTTCGAACTCAGCCCGGACAACGGCTGGTTCATGTTCTCGCTGCCCGCCGCGATCGTCCTCGCCGGCCTCGGCATGGCCGCCGTCGCCAAGTACGTGCGGCACTCGCCGTACTTCACCACGGGCCGCGGCACCGACGCCGAGTCCCTGACCCTGCCGATGGACCGTACGGCGGTCTGA
- a CDS encoding TetR/AcrR family transcriptional regulator produces MSSRVPEERRRRRPTRSGVLLSEDLIVGTALRLIGEHGSEALSVRRLGAALGCDPTALYRYFHDTDDLVLAIADRIIGDAMAGFVPGDDWVASLREMAQRVRAGYLAHPRAAALAAHRVTRRTSEIQAVDTGIGLLLSAGFEPAAAARLYLAFIDTVLSHAATEAAFLALPGPQREADHRAWREVYQDLDPVAYPALTAVRRELPGMADSSFEEAVDLLLEALAARAPAHRTSTGGTSPG; encoded by the coding sequence ATGTCCAGCCGTGTCCCCGAGGAACGCCGACGCCGGCGGCCCACCCGCTCCGGTGTCCTGCTGTCCGAGGACCTGATCGTCGGGACCGCCCTGCGGCTGATCGGCGAGCACGGTTCCGAGGCGCTGAGCGTGCGACGGCTCGGCGCGGCGCTGGGCTGCGACCCGACCGCCCTCTACCGCTACTTCCACGACACCGACGACCTGGTGCTCGCCATCGCGGACCGGATCATCGGCGACGCGATGGCGGGGTTCGTCCCCGGGGACGACTGGGTGGCCTCGCTGCGCGAGATGGCCCAGCGGGTCCGTGCCGGATACCTCGCCCATCCGCGGGCGGCCGCCCTGGCCGCGCACCGGGTGACCCGGCGCACGAGCGAGATCCAGGCGGTGGACACGGGGATCGGACTGCTGCTGTCCGCGGGCTTCGAGCCGGCCGCCGCCGCACGCCTCTACCTGGCCTTCATCGACACCGTGCTGAGCCACGCGGCGACGGAGGCGGCGTTCCTGGCACTCCCCGGGCCGCAGCGCGAGGCCGACCACCGGGCGTGGCGGGAGGTCTACCAGGACCTGGACCCGGTGGCGTACCCGGCGCTCACCGCGGTACGCCGCGAGCTGCCGGGGATGGCGGACAGCTCGTTCGAGGAGGCCGTGGACCTGTTGCTGGAGGCGCTGGCGGCGCGCGCACCGGCACACCGGACGTCCACAGGGGGCACGTCACCCGGCTGA
- a CDS encoding SGNH/GDSL hydrolase family protein, whose translation MQPSPIRGLSRLSRRTLVAATAAGLVAAVAAPSRAAVAASRRFHTAGRVKAAADGFVRYSWPGIYFEARFRGTGVGILLDDSVNDYDVQVDGRTTTTLVTPGRTTAWVTGLADTEHRVRLVKRTESPGSEGRFGGFVAAAGGAILARPPARRRQIEFIGDSYTAGYGNLSGTRDCSGNGGVDRNTDSDLSFGALTARRLGADYQINAFSGRGMVRNYNGSSPGTDFRTYYDRALLGVEGDVWQKPADWRPQVVVIGLGLNDFSTPLSPGERWGTETELVAAYESAYHGFLDKLRARYGPRTFLVVSATDLGSSPFAETVEGIARTRNARGDERVGHWYYDDPALDHLGCDWHPSARDHRLISGLLDDHLATLPLCC comes from the coding sequence ATGCAGCCCTCCCCGATCCGTGGCTTATCCCGCTTATCCCGCAGAACCCTGGTCGCCGCCACCGCCGCCGGTCTGGTCGCCGCCGTTGCCGCCCCCTCGCGCGCGGCCGTCGCCGCCTCTCGCCGGTTCCACACGGCGGGCCGGGTCAAAGCCGCCGCCGACGGGTTCGTGCGCTACAGCTGGCCCGGCATCTACTTCGAGGCCCGGTTCCGCGGCACCGGTGTCGGCATCCTCCTCGACGACTCCGTCAACGACTACGACGTCCAGGTGGACGGCAGGACCACGACCACCCTCGTCACTCCCGGCCGGACCACCGCCTGGGTCACGGGGCTCGCCGACACCGAGCACCGCGTGCGGCTCGTCAAACGCACCGAAAGCCCTGGGAGCGAGGGCAGGTTCGGCGGCTTCGTCGCCGCGGCGGGCGGCGCGATCCTGGCCCGGCCCCCGGCCCGCCGCAGGCAGATCGAGTTCATCGGAGACTCCTACACCGCGGGCTACGGCAACCTCTCCGGCACACGTGACTGTTCGGGCAACGGGGGAGTCGACCGGAACACCGACTCCGACCTCTCGTTCGGTGCCCTCACCGCCCGACGCCTCGGCGCCGACTACCAGATCAACGCCTTCTCCGGCCGGGGCATGGTCCGCAACTACAACGGCAGCAGCCCCGGCACCGACTTCCGCACCTACTACGACCGAGCCCTGCTCGGCGTGGAGGGGGACGTCTGGCAGAAGCCGGCCGACTGGCGGCCGCAGGTCGTCGTCATCGGGCTGGGCCTCAACGACTTCTCAACACCCCTGAGCCCGGGGGAGCGTTGGGGCACCGAGACCGAACTGGTCGCCGCCTACGAGTCCGCCTACCACGGCTTCCTCGACAAGCTGCGCGCCCGCTACGGCCCCCGGACGTTCCTCGTCGTCAGCGCCACCGACCTGGGCTCCAGCCCCTTCGCCGAGACCGTCGAGGGGATCGCCCGCACCCGCAACGCGCGGGGCGACGAGCGGGTCGGCCACTGGTACTACGACGACCCCGCCCTGGACCACCTGGGCTGCGACTGGCACCCCTCCGCGCGGGACCACCGCCTCATCTCCGGCCTGCTCGACGACCACCTCGCCACCCTGCCGCTGTGCTGTTAA
- a CDS encoding amidohydrolase family protein, with amino-acid sequence MDDHDVATNEEAGEVRRFWGGLGLPGLIDVHTHFMPERVLHKVWEYFDTNGPLIGGLGWPITYRKGEEERTALLRGFGVRAFTAMLYPHKPGMARWLNEWAADFARRTPDCLHTATLHPEPDVETYVREAVEAGARVFKAHVQVGGYDPADDLLRRTWGLLAEAGVPVVIHCGSGPAPGKHTGPEPIARVLARNPKLRLVIAHMGMPEYEEFLDLAERYDQVRLDTTMAFTDFTEDFMPFPSRALPRLAALGDRILLGSDFPSIPYPYLHQLHALERLDLGPDWLRAVCHDNAHSLFGL; translated from the coding sequence ATGGACGATCACGACGTGGCGACGAACGAGGAGGCCGGTGAGGTCCGCCGTTTCTGGGGCGGCCTTGGTCTGCCGGGGCTGATCGACGTGCACACCCACTTCATGCCCGAGCGGGTCCTGCACAAGGTCTGGGAGTACTTCGACACCAACGGGCCGCTGATCGGCGGCCTGGGATGGCCGATCACCTACCGGAAGGGGGAGGAGGAGAGAACGGCCCTGCTGCGGGGGTTCGGGGTGCGGGCCTTCACCGCGATGCTCTACCCCCACAAGCCCGGGATGGCCAGGTGGCTGAACGAGTGGGCGGCCGACTTCGCCCGCCGCACCCCCGACTGTCTGCACACCGCCACCCTCCATCCCGAGCCCGACGTCGAGACGTACGTCCGCGAGGCCGTCGAAGCGGGGGCGCGGGTGTTCAAGGCGCACGTCCAGGTGGGCGGGTACGACCCTGCCGACGACCTCCTCCGGCGGACCTGGGGGCTGCTGGCCGAGGCGGGCGTCCCCGTGGTGATCCACTGCGGCTCCGGGCCCGCGCCCGGCAAGCACACCGGCCCCGAGCCCATCGCGCGGGTGCTGGCCCGGAACCCGAAGCTGCGGCTCGTCATCGCGCACATGGGCATGCCCGAGTACGAGGAGTTCCTCGACCTCGCCGAGCGGTACGACCAGGTGCGGCTGGACACGACGATGGCGTTCACCGACTTCACCGAGGACTTCATGCCGTTCCCGAGCCGGGCCCTGCCCCGGCTCGCCGCGCTCGGCGACCGCATTCTGCTCGGCTCGGACTTCCCCAGCATCCCCTACCCCTACCTTCACCAGCTCCACGCCCTGGAACGCCTGGACCTCGGACCGGACTGGCTGCGGGCCGTGTGCCACGACAACGCGCACAGTCTGTTCGGCCTCTGA
- the pgm gene encoding phosphoglucomutase (alpha-D-glucose-1,6-bisphosphate-dependent), translated as MQNARAGQVAGPEDLIDVARLVTAYYTLHPDPAEPGQRVAFGTSGHRGSSLKAAFNEDHIAATSQAICEYRAAQGTDGPLFLGADTHALSEPARITALEVFAANDVTVLIDQADGYTPTPAVSHAILTHNRHRTSALADGVVVTPSHNPPADGGFKYNPPNGGPAGSEATSWIQDRANEIITGGLKDVRRIPYARALAAPGTGRHDFLGAYVADLPNVLDLEAIRSAGVRIGADPLGGASVAYWGRIAEQHRLDLTVVNPLTDPTWRFMTLDWDGKIRMDCSSPYAMASLIEQRDRFDIATGNDADADRHGIVTPDAGLMNPNHYLAVAISYLFSHREQWPAGAGIGKTLVSSSMIDRVAADLGRTLVEVPVGFKWFVDGLSDGTIGFGGEESAGASFLRRDGSVWTTDKDGIILALLASEITAVTGKTPSQHYAALTDRFGAPAYARVDAPASREEKALLAKLSPRQVTADTLAGEPVTQVLTEAPGNGAALGGIKVATANAWFAARPSGTEDVYKIYGESFLGPDHLGRVQEEARSVVLAALNA; from the coding sequence ATGCAGAACGCGCGAGCGGGGCAGGTCGCCGGGCCCGAAGACCTCATCGACGTGGCCCGTCTGGTCACGGCGTACTACACGCTGCACCCCGACCCGGCCGAACCGGGACAGCGGGTGGCCTTCGGCACCTCGGGGCACCGCGGTTCGTCCCTCAAGGCGGCTTTCAACGAGGACCACATCGCCGCCACCAGCCAGGCCATCTGCGAGTACCGCGCCGCACAGGGCACCGACGGCCCCCTCTTCCTCGGCGCCGACACCCACGCCCTGTCCGAGCCCGCCCGGATCACGGCTCTGGAGGTGTTCGCGGCCAACGACGTGACCGTCCTCATCGACCAGGCGGACGGCTACACGCCCACCCCCGCCGTCTCGCACGCCATCCTGACCCACAACCGGCACCGGACCTCGGCGCTCGCCGACGGGGTCGTCGTCACCCCGTCGCACAATCCGCCCGCCGACGGCGGCTTCAAGTACAACCCGCCGAACGGCGGCCCCGCCGGTTCCGAGGCGACCTCCTGGATCCAGGATCGCGCCAACGAGATCATCACCGGCGGCCTGAAGGACGTCCGGCGCATCCCGTACGCCCGTGCTCTGGCCGCCCCCGGCACCGGCCGCCACGACTTCCTCGGCGCCTACGTGGCCGATCTGCCGAACGTGCTGGACCTGGAGGCGATCCGGTCCGCCGGCGTGCGCATCGGCGCCGACCCGCTGGGCGGCGCCTCGGTCGCCTACTGGGGCCGTATCGCCGAACAGCACCGGCTCGACCTGACGGTGGTCAATCCGCTCACCGATCCCACCTGGCGTTTCATGACGCTCGACTGGGACGGCAAGATCCGCATGGACTGCTCGTCGCCGTACGCCATGGCCTCGCTCATCGAGCAGCGCGACCGCTTCGACATCGCCACCGGCAACGACGCCGACGCCGACCGGCACGGCATCGTCACGCCGGACGCGGGCCTGATGAACCCCAACCACTACCTGGCCGTGGCGATCTCGTACCTGTTCTCGCACCGCGAGCAGTGGCCCGCGGGGGCCGGGATCGGCAAGACCCTGGTGTCGTCCAGCATGATCGACCGGGTCGCCGCGGACCTCGGCCGGACGCTGGTCGAGGTCCCCGTCGGCTTCAAGTGGTTCGTGGACGGCCTGTCCGACGGCACGATCGGCTTCGGCGGCGAGGAGTCGGCCGGCGCGTCCTTCCTGCGCCGCGACGGCTCGGTGTGGACCACCGACAAGGACGGCATCATCCTGGCCCTGCTCGCCTCCGAGATCACGGCGGTCACCGGCAAGACCCCCTCGCAGCACTACGCCGCGCTCACCGACCGCTTCGGCGCCCCCGCCTACGCGCGCGTGGACGCCCCGGCCTCCCGTGAGGAGAAGGCCCTGCTCGCCAAGCTGTCCCCGCGCCAGGTCACCGCCGACACCCTCGCCGGAGAGCCGGTCACCCAGGTCCTCACCGAGGCGCCCGGCAACGGCGCCGCCCTCGGCGGTATCAAGGTGGCCACCGCCAACGCCTGGTTCGCGGCCCGGCCCTCGGGCACCGAGGACGTCTACAAGATCTACGGGGAGTCCTTCCTCGGCCCGGACCATCTGGGCCGGGTCCAGGAGGAGGCCAGGTCCGTGGTGCTGGCGGCGCTGAACGCCTGA
- a CDS encoding MFS transporter — MSGSVPRTGGPSPLPVYLTSAVLARTADEGARVALVMLAAQRAHSTTLGGALVAALMIPHVAAAPVVGVLADAVRRRRLFHGGAVALYGAALVALAFLVGTVDDGVALTLAVAAGCVAPLLTGGLTGLLADLLSKERLTRAFSADAVSYNLAGICGPAVAAALGTAVGAGAALAVLGAGAMSGGLLLFSLRLRPRAPGHAGPPGHAGPGRLRAADLARGAVELVRNSPLRSVTWGSSMAQLGVGALPVVSVLLAAEYHAPWATGGLMTAFAAGALAGSLSYAYHPVGRHHPERVVLWALPATGVPLALVPWAGDAVVAAALFAMAGFCTGPLFSALLAGRERYAPPGARTQIFTLGAGLKSTFAAAGAGAAGALSGLGAVPLMLGTAVCQVAAGALALVLLTGRQTGPAGRGAGPAENSPQPVPSARDTRAREPRRR, encoded by the coding sequence ATGAGCGGATCGGTGCCCCGCACCGGCGGTCCCTCGCCTTTACCGGTCTACCTGACCTCGGCAGTCCTCGCCCGGACCGCCGACGAGGGAGCCCGCGTCGCTCTCGTCATGCTGGCCGCCCAGCGTGCCCACAGCACGACGCTCGGCGGTGCCCTGGTGGCCGCGCTGATGATCCCGCACGTGGCAGCCGCACCGGTGGTCGGCGTTCTGGCCGACGCGGTACGGCGACGCCGTCTCTTCCATGGCGGCGCTGTGGCGCTCTACGGTGCCGCGCTCGTCGCCCTGGCCTTCCTGGTGGGCACGGTCGACGACGGCGTGGCGCTGACTCTGGCCGTTGCCGCCGGGTGTGTCGCCCCCTTGCTGACCGGCGGTCTCACCGGTCTCCTGGCGGATCTGCTCAGCAAGGAACGGCTGACCAGGGCTTTCAGTGCCGACGCGGTGTCGTACAACCTGGCGGGCATCTGCGGGCCCGCTGTCGCGGCGGCCCTGGGCACGGCGGTGGGCGCGGGGGCGGCCCTCGCGGTTCTCGGGGCCGGAGCGATGTCGGGTGGGCTCCTGCTCTTCTCGCTGCGGCTGCGTCCACGGGCCCCGGGACATGCAGGACCACCCGGACATGCCGGACCGGGACGGCTCCGGGCTGCCGACCTGGCGCGGGGAGCGGTCGAGCTGGTCCGCAACTCCCCGTTGCGGTCGGTCACTTGGGGAAGCAGCATGGCACAACTGGGTGTGGGGGCGTTGCCCGTGGTGAGCGTACTGCTGGCCGCCGAGTACCACGCCCCCTGGGCGACGGGCGGGCTGATGACCGCGTTCGCCGCCGGTGCTCTGGCGGGCTCCCTGAGCTACGCCTACCACCCCGTCGGCCGGCACCACCCGGAGCGTGTGGTGCTCTGGGCTCTGCCGGCCACCGGGGTGCCACTGGCGCTGGTGCCCTGGGCCGGTGATGCCGTTGTCGCGGCCGCCTTGTTCGCCATGGCCGGATTCTGTACCGGCCCGCTGTTCAGCGCGCTGCTGGCCGGCCGCGAGCGGTACGCCCCGCCGGGCGCCCGCACCCAGATCTTCACGCTCGGTGCCGGGCTCAAGAGCACCTTCGCGGCCGCCGGGGCGGGCGCGGCGGGAGCTCTCAGTGGGCTGGGAGCCGTACCTCTGATGCTGGGGACCGCCGTGTGCCAGGTGGCCGCCGGCGCTCTGGCCCTCGTCCTGCTGACCGGTCGGCAGACCGGTCCTGCCGGCCGCGGGGCAGGTCCGGCCGAGAACTCCCCCCAGCCTGTGCCTTCCGCCCGGGACACCCGTGCACGAGAGCCTCGGCGTCGATGA